The genomic window ATCCTGTCCGGCGTGAGACCGGCATCGGCGTAATGGCTGTCAAGAAACGCGAGTATCCGTGCGCGGACTGCCTGCAAGGCGAGGTTATCCTGGAAACAGGAAACGACAGCTTCCGCTTCAAAGCCAGCTCGGCCACCGCGGCACAGAAGAGAGGAGAAAAAGCCAACCCCTTGACCAAACCCTGATCAGAAAACCATACCAACGGTCATTGAAAATGACCGTTGGTATTCCGTTTTCGAATTCCCAAGTCACCAGGACAATTGGGAAACTCGCAATTCCTGCAAGGCGAGGATGCGTCAGCATCATCTTCGCGCCTTGGTATAACTGGCTCTCCAACCGCGTTTTCAAGTCCTACGACGATATCGTCAACCACTGCTGCCACGCTTGGCGAACTCTGCAGCAGCTGCCATGGAAGATCATGTCAATTGGCCGACGCCAATAGGCGCAAGGGTTCTGATCATTGACGGCTGGTATAAACACCTAGAACAGCTTCATCAGACGCAATTGCCCCGTCGTGCCTTTGAAGCCACCGTTAACATTCACATCCATGGACAGCATGGCTTCTATCTGCACAGTCGGGGTGATGAAAGTATTGGCGAAAAGCCTGAGAGAATCCTGTCGCGTCATCTGCTGCGTATAGGTTCCGTTCGCATAGCTTTTTCCGCCGAATTTTCCGGAATAACCAAACGAGACCGATGCCTTTGCCGATGGCTGATAGCGCAGATAGGCCTGCAATTGGGCACTCGGATCGCGACTGTAGTCAACGCCGTCTTCGTCGTGGTCAAAGGCAAAGGCCGTATCGAAAGCACCATCGAAATAGAGCCCGCCGCCAAGCGCCTGAATCAGCCCGATCTGAGGGGTAATGACGGTTGTGCCACCGCCAAGGCCAATGCGCGACGGATCGTAGTCGCCCGTCGGCAGCGTCAAAAAGCCGGTCAGGGCAAGCGTGGTACCGACTGCCGGATTGTCCGGTTTGACCAACCAGGCCGTGGCACCGACGGTGAAATCGGCGATACCGTTGGTCACCGGAGCATCCATGCCGCCGATATGCGCATCGGAAAATGTGCCATAGGGCAGATAGGCCTGAAGACCATATCGAAGCGTGCCGGCTTCACCGTAGTAGAGAAAACGGGAAACACCGGTGATGTTGTCAAAGCCCGAATCCGGCACCTTGCCCGCCCCGTCAAGCTCGAAACTGTCCATGTTTGTGTACTGAAAATACTCAAGCGCGACCTTGGTATTTGCTGGCAAAAGTGTGTAATCGCCCGGCGAAATGTCAATCGCGTGGGCCGAGGCTGTCATGGCGAAAACGCCAAGTGTCGAGAATATTCCGCGGTAAAAACGCTTCATTTGGCAAACCCTCCCTCATTCCGGCAACGCCATCCGCGCCGGATCCA from Martelella sp. NC20 includes these protein-coding regions:
- a CDS encoding transporter, producing MKRFYRGIFSTLGVFAMTASAHAIDISPGDYTLLPANTKVALEYFQYTNMDSFELDGAGKVPDSGFDNITGVSRFLYYGEAGTLRYGLQAYLPYGTFSDAHIGGMDAPVTNGIADFTVGATAWLVKPDNPAVGTTLALTGFLTLPTGDYDPSRIGLGGGTTVITPQIGLIQALGGGLYFDGAFDTAFAFDHDEDGVDYSRDPSAQLQAYLRYQPSAKASVSFGYSGKFGGKSYANGTYTQQMTRQDSLRLFANTFITPTVQIEAMLSMDVNVNGGFKGTTGQLRLMKLF